The genomic interval GTTTAGCAAATTTTAGCGGTATTAAAATAGAGGCAATCTGTTCTAATGTGCAAATAAGCGCCTGCTTCATGCGGAAATAATGCGCTTATTTACACCAATTACCCAAAAATGTAAATCCTTATCGCTAAAAGGTAATCCCAGTTGCCTGCTTAGTGCCCAAATCAAATCATGTAAGTCGTTTACTTTGTTAGCTAACTGACCAAGAAATTCAACCATAATTAATACCAACCTCTTTTTATAATTTTGTAAAAAAATACTTTTTCAATATAATTATGAAAAAACTAACATCCAGGCAGAAAAACCTACCTGACAGGTAATTTATAGTCAGTTAATTACATGAAATAATTACTATATTACCATAAATGTATCTTGCTGGATATCTAGAGTTCAGGTCATGCTTGATGATGGGGATTGACAATACAAGTGTATGTCTTAAATACTAAAGCACGCCAGGTAAGTTTAAAAAAACCTTGCTTTTTATAAAATTTTTACTTTGACTCTATGAGAATTTTTCTGTATAATAATATTGTTCGCTTCGGAAAAGTGATTAATCTAAATATCCTTTCGTTACCGGGCGGGTGTAGCTCAATGGTAGAGCCCTGGCCTTCCAAGCCAGTCGCGTGGGTTCGATTCCCATCACCCGCTCCAATTTTATCTCCCGGTAGCTCAGCTGGATAGAGCAACGGACTTCTAATCCGTGGGTCGGGGGTTCGAATCCCTCCCGGGAGGCCAAAAAGCCAGTATACGCAAAGGTTTGCGGGTGCTGGCTTTTTCTAAGTATCACCTAACGGGAGCAAAGTGACAGTAAAGTGACATGTGAATATTTGGATGTTAACAAAGCCAGGGTAATAAATAACCCTGGCTTTCGGCATTTACCCCGCCAATATGCGGGGCTTTATTACTAACTATGACATCGAGATAATCTGTCCTTTTACCCCGTTATCACTAATATCCAGTATGCCAAAACCGGCTTTTATGCCGTTCGGGGGCCGTGATGTGCTGCCGGGGTTAAATAACAGCAGGTTATTTTCCCAGGTATTGATCGGTACATGGGTATGACCGAATACCACCAATTGAGCACCTAACTCCTGGGCACGGTAATGCAACATTTGTAGGGTGCTTTTGACCCGGTAAAGGTGGCCGTGGGTTATAAAAATTTTAACTCCATTTAGGGTAATTAGTAGTTCTTCCGGCCCCTGGCCTGGCATATCGCAATTACCCGGTACCGCATAAACCGGTACTTTGATGATAGAACCTATATGTAATGCATCACTATATAAATCACCGGCGTGAATTAAAGCATCTATCTGTCCCATTCTAATGATTGCTTGTCTGGTCGCCTGTAATGAACCGTGTGTGTCACTTATAACACCAATGCGCATAACCACAACCTCCTTTTTGGTTAACCAAACCGCACCAACATTTGACCTGCTGTTTTACATCAAGTTTGGATGGTGTGGTTAACGGTTTATATATTTACCCTTGTGCCGCAGCAGCCAAAATTGCTTTAACCTTTTGCAGTGCGCGGCCCCGGTGGCTAATGGCATTTTTGGTGCTACTGTCCAACTCGGCAAATGTCCTGTTATACTCCGGCACTAAAAACAACGGATCATACCCGAACCCATTCTCTCCCCGGGGTGTCTCAATAATAACCCCTTCACAGGTACCTTGAGTGGTGGCCACTTGGCCGTCGGGGGTAGCCAGGGCCACTACACAGCAAAAGCGTGCTGTGCGTTTTTGTCGCGGCACGCCGTCCAGCAGTTGTAGGAGTTTAAGGTTATTGGCTGTATCATCATGTTCCTGTCCCGCAAAACGGGCCGAGTGTACTCCGGGAGCCCCGTCCAGGTAATCCACCACTAACCCGGAATCGTCGGCCAAGGTAATTCTTCCTACGGCAACGGCCACCTCTCTGGCTTTTTTTACTGCATTGGCCTCGAATGTATCGCCGTCCTCTACTACTTCAGGTACATTAGGGTGGCAAGCCAATGATACTACAGCAAAACCCGTTCCCGTCAGCAGTTGCTGTAATTCCCGCACTTTCCCCTCGTTACGGGTAGCTAAGACTATAGGATCGGACTTAAACTTTCTTATACTAACAATAATATCATGGTAGTCTGAAGTGTATATACTCATGTTATAATCTCCCTCAATGCTTTATCTTATGGAAGCAAGGCATAATGTCCTCCAACTCGGCTTTATAGGAGGTCTCTTTAGATATATTGAATAGCCGGCTTTCTATTATGTTTATGTACCTATTGTATCGGCTATTGCGCCTAGAATTTTCTTTTGATATTCCACCAATTGCTTGATTCCTTGCTCTGCCAAATCTAGAAGTTGACTGGTTTCTTCTCTGCTAAAGGCGGCTTCTTCCCCGGTGCCCTGGATTTCCACAAACTGGCCATTGCCAGTCATTACAATATTCATATCTACCTCGGCGGCAGAATCTTCGCTATAGCAGAGATCCAGCATCAGCTCACCGTTGACTCTACCTACACTGGTGGCAGCCACAAAATCCCGTAGCGGTATTTTTTCCAGTTGGCCTTTTTGTACCAAATAGTACAGGGCATCCGCCAGAGCCACAAATGCGCCGGTAATGGATGCCGTGCGGGTGCCCCCGTCGGCCTGTATTACATCACAGTCCACGGTGATCATATGTTCGCCAAGCGCTTCAAGGTCGGTAACTGACCGTAGCGCCCGGCCGATTAAACGTTGTATTTCCAGGCTCCGCCCGTTTTGTTTACCCCTAACGGCATCTCTGATCATGCGCTGGCTTGTGCTTCTGGGCAGCATGCCATATTCGGCGGTAACCCATCCTCCTTTACCCTCCAGTTTGCGCCAACTGGGCAGGCGCTCCTCCACCGTAGCAGTGCAAATTACTTTAGTGTCACCAACCTCAATTAAAACTGATCCTTCGGCGTACTTATTATAGTTGCGGGTGATTTTCACTGGTCTCAGGGTGTTATTTTTTCTACCGTCTATTCTATGCATATAAATTTGCTTAAACCTCCCTGTGATGGTGTTGAAAATAAAGAGACGGAAGATAAATATAAATATAAATCTTAGTTTGGCTAGTAACACTTAAAAACTGCATCCTGTTTGGCGGCTAATACCGGTCCATCAAAGGACTCCCGGGCTTCGGTCAACAATTCATCGATATCGTATTCCGGCCAAAAATGTGTAAGCACTAGCTTTTTTACCCCGGTTTGCCGGGCTAACTCTCCGGCCTGCCGGGCTGTCATGTGTTCACCGGCCAGAAATTCTGAGTCTTTATCCATTCCGCTGGCCTCGCAAAGTAAAAGACCTGCGTTGCGGGCCGCATTTATTATGCTACTTGTGGGGGCGGTGTCACCGGAATAAAAGACTGACTTTTCCCCATGCCGGATCAACACTGCATAGCCGGGCATTCCGTGCATTGTTGATACGAAATGCAAGGTAATTTTATTAAGCCGGGCTACCCTGGCCGAAATGCTGAATAAATCACAGGTAGAAGGTGGCGGCCCGGGTATGTTATCGATTTTTGCTCCGGGTAATTCCACGGATGGCAGTTCTGCAATATTTACCACACTGAAAGCATCGGTATAACCGGCAAGCTGCCGGTATATTTCCACTGGTTCCGGTGGAACAAAAAGTTTGATGGAGCTATTCATACGACCATCACGCCTGGCCCCTGAAATGGCGTGACGCAGGCAGTGTATGTCAGCGTAATGGTCAGGGTGGTAATGGGTGACCACTAATCCGGTCAACTGACGGTAATCAATATGTTTTGCCAACCGGGCAAAGCTACCATGACCGGAATCCAACATCAGTGCAACTGATCCTGCTTGCAGCAAATAACCCGAGCAGGCCTCTTCCGGGCGGGGATAGGGTGCCCAGCACCCCAGTACGGTTAATTGCATACAGTCCTCCGAATGTTCCTAATAATTGTCATCATTAGTGGTTTGCAATAAAAAAACCGGATATACGCATTGGGCTAGCCAAAATTGTTCAAATCCTGAAAACCGGGGTACAGCGCATAAATAAAAATGTACTTTAATCACCACCATATTGTACCACTTTTTTATTAAAAACGCGTCTTTTTGATTAATAAACTTTTAACCGCAAATAACATTAATAAGATAACATTTGAAAATAAGAAAGAAGCCGCTGCTTGCTTTTGCAAACAACGGCTATTATTGATATATTTTATATATTTTATTAATTATTTGGTGCAAAATAGTTGTTTAGTGCTATGGCCAGAGCCTCGGCTACTTTGGCCCGTACTATTTCCTGCCGTAACATTTGTTCCTCCTCGGGGTTGGACACAAAGGCTACTTCCGCCAGCGCTGCCGGTACGGGAGAAGTACGCAATACTACAAAGTTCGATTGCAGTACACCCAAACTACGCCTGCCCAAGGCCCGAAGCAATTCCGATTGAACAGCTCCGGCCAGGCGCCGGTTGTCCGCTTGATCCACCCCTGGGGGAAAGTCTCCGGTATCTCTTCGGTAATAAGTGCTGGTACCATTTTTATCCCTGCTGACATTGGCATTGATATGTATGCTTAAAAACACATCGGCACCTTCACGCTGAGCTATGGCAGTGCGCTGATATAAATCAACAGACCGATCATCGCTTCTGGTCAGTACCACCCGGGCTCCGTTTTCATTCAGTAATTGCGCTAGCTTTAAAGCAATGTCCAAGGTTACATCCTTTTCCTGCAGTCCAGTGGGCCCGATGGCACCAGGATCGCTTCCGCCGTGCCCCGGATCTATGGCAATGACGCGTCCCTGCAAAAATTCCCCTACTTTCGGTACGTAAATATCCAGGTCCAGTTGTCTGCGATCTTCGGAAAGCTTGTCCACACTAACCACTGCTTGGTTTAAATCAAATACAACCCGTACTACCGGTGGGTCTTCCGCGAACAATCCGATACGCATTTGGTTTACCGCTTTGGTATTAACCAGTGACTTGTCAGGTAAATCACCAATATTGGTATTTTTCAAATCAATAACCAGCCGTTGGGGATTGGCCAGCAAAAACATATCGTAGTTCAGTTCTCCGGCAGCCTTGATGGACACAAGGGTGTGATCATTTTTTTGGTTGATTTCAATTCTTTTTAGGTTAACCGGCGCGCCCGGATTATTAGCATCACTTTGGTCGGTATCCTCGGTTTCCACAGGTGGATCTCCCGGCGATGGAGAAGCCTCGGCCTGTTCTATATCAACCAGCCAACCGGCGATCCAGCCAACCACGCCTCCCTCCAAACTGACTTTATACCAGTCACCGGTACGATCCAAAACTCCTAAACGCTGACCACGGCTCACTTGGCCCACTACATTGTGCTGGATGCCCGGGCCACCTCGTACATTAATGTTCACATTGCTATTGTTAATAACCAGCTGCACGTTACTGTTATTGCCTGTACCGGTACCACCAGCATCAATACTGTTACCATTGCCATTGTCTGCATCCTTTATGGATACATCACCATTGCCGTCCTGTGTAGGGATAACAGGCGAGGACTTTGGAACTTCACTTACGGAAGCTAGCCAACCCGCAATCCACCCGGATTTGCCGTCAGTCAAGTTTATTTTTAACCACTGGCCGTTAACTTCATCGACGGTATATTTAGAACCTTTATTTACCTTGGCTACAATATCATTTGAAGTACCCGGTCCTGATCGAACATTAACAATATCGCCGGTTACCGTGGCCTGCTTTACTTTGGCTATTCCAGTTTGGTTTTCAGAGGGACCGCTTGTCTGGTTATTGCTCTGTCCCTTTGCCGGCGTTTGTTGAGATGCCGCTTGCTGTTCAGCGGATTGTTGCACTTGTACCAACCAACCGGCAATCCACCCTGTGCCGCCGTCAGGTAATTGTACTTTTAACCAATCGCCGGAAACTTTCAGTACCGGCAATTTAGTACCTGTATTAACCCGGTTTAAAACCTTGTGGCTTGTCCCGGGACCATTTCGGACATTTACTGAATTAGATTTAACCACGGCATAGCCTGTGGGTGTGTCAGCTTCCGTTTTAGCCTGCACCAGCCAACCGGCAATCCAGCCCTCCAAGCCGCCCACCTTGATCTTGTACCAGTCACCGCGCTTATCAATGGCTGTGAATTGTTCTCCCTTATGAACACTGCTTATAATATTTGTACTGGTGTCCGGACCGCCGCGTACATTGACGGTGCTGCCGGTCACCGTCAGTTTGGTGGCCGCAGAAGCCCCTGATAATAATAAAAACATTCCTGCCGTAAACAGGCATGACAAAACTAAACCCTTTTTAACTTTTTGTTTCCAGTTCCATCGTTTTCCCATGATATATTTCCTCATTTCCCAAAGATTCTCTGACATGCCTATTATTCTACAAAAAATTCAAAATACCTGTCTGATATGTTATTGGTAAAAAATATTAGAAAAAGCATAATTAGATAAATTAATGACGTTTTTAAATAACAAAATGTTCCCTTTTCAGTGGGGAAAATGGATAGTTTGTCTAATTCGGCTCATAATAAAAAATAATCTTTGAAACTGGAGGAATATACTATGGATAAGCTGAAAGTGGGGATTATTGGCACTGGCCTGGCTTTTTCGCGATTACATTATCCAGCTTACCAGGAGCTGTCCGATAAATATGAAATTGTGGCTCTTTGCGACCCCGAGCCTGATAAGACCCGCCCATGGGCAGAGCGACTGGGATTAAGCGGCGGTAGTGTTTATACCGACTATCGCCCCATGCTTTGGAGGGGCGACATCAATGTATTTGATATTATGGTGCCCATTGAACATAATTTTCGGGTTACCGAGGATGTAGCCCGGGCGATAGCCCGCCAGCCCGGCCGGGCCATCATTTGCGAAAAACCACTGGCCGCTAATTACGAACAGGCCAGAGCCCATGCGGAACTGCCCAGTCGCTACGGTGTACCCATTATGATTGCGGAGAACTACCGGTATAGTGAGGAAATTAACATTATCCGGGATTTGGTTAGACAGAAAAAAGTAGGTGAAATTGTTTATTTTATATATAACCGTGTGGTATGTTTTCCGGAGGAAATGCTAAAGAATCAATTTGCCCGGGAGGAGTGGCGCCAACATCCGGTATTTGCCGGGGGGGTAATCATGGACAGCGGAGTGCATGATGTTGCTGCTTTGCGCCATATATTCGGAGGTATTGATAAGCTGCATGCTTTTGGGGTGCCCCAGCGCGATGATTTCGCACCCTATGCGGTGGTTACTGTGAATATGTATTTTAAAAACGGTATAATAGGGAATTTCAGCTTTTACAGCGCGGGCAAGGAAATGCAGCGCCCCCTCATCGGCTTGCGCATATTTGGCACAGCCGGGATGATTTACCTTGAGGAAAGTGACTGTGGAACCATTAATGTAGCGTATAATGACGGCCGGGCGGAGCAAATCCATTACAGGCCGGGGCGTGGTTATTATAATGAATTGCTAAATCTTTACAATGCCATGAAAGGCCTGGAAACCATTTCCGTCACTCCGGAAATAGAATACGGGGACGCCAAGACGATTCTGGATATTCTGCGTTCCATTAAAAACGGAGGGGTTGTAGCAGTGGACAATACAGGTGACTATATTCCCCACTACCGCTCGTTTCAACAACCGGCTCAGTTTGAATATCATCAACTGAAATGGCACTAAAGCTATTGAATTATAAATGCGCCTTTGAATTATGCGGCGATCACCTATCAATATTTTATTGTACCGGGGTGCCGGCCCTGATGATTTCATCGTCTCTTGTTATGGGAACACTGACATCCAGGTGCCCGGCAATGGAATCAACCACTTGACCCTCGACTAATATTTGTACCCGGTTAATGCTGCTAAATTGGGTTAAGGTATTTACTATTGAATACACTGTGGCGTTTTCCGCCCCTGACCCTCCGCTGTGCTTGGCAACAAGTTCCCGGCTGAAATTTACTATACAGAGTCCATCTTTGATATTGATGTCCAGCAGGCGAGTACCGTCGGGTATTGTGGCCGCCAAGGATTGGCTTTGTGGCCCACGGCATAATTCATAAATAGCCTGCCGGGCAATACCAGGTATCTTTTTAACAGTTCGTTGCTCGGCCTGTAAATAACCATTATTATTGGCAAAATACAACACTATGGTGGTATTTGCCTCCTGGGTCAGCGCAGCAGGTGCAGCATGGTTTCCCGTAGTGGATGCGGGTGTTGCGCTACTTCCGGTGCCCTGACTGTCAGTAGCCGGCATGTGGTCTGAATCTGCTGTGGCTAAATTATCGCCTGAAGGGTCCTGTAATTCTTGTCCTTGCACCTGCTTTTCGTTATCATCTTGGATATTGTTCGCTTGACCGGCACAGCCTGACGAATACATGACCACCATGATCAGTGCCATGTAAATGAAAAATTTAATTGCCGCCTTCATCTTAAACCGTCCCCCTCCCAAAAGAGTTTGTCCATTTAATCTTATGGACCGAAATGCCGGTTTATGACAAAAATACATTGGAATATGTTTGGTATGGCAGGGGGAAAATAAATTCAAGTTTGACTTGTAAATCAAATAGGAAGCAAGAGATAGGACATATAAGTTAAGGCTTGAAATCGTCCATTAGCTTCTGCAGGTTGAAGCGGGAGCAGTGGAACCGTCCCCCTGCTTCCGTCTTGGAGGAGAAAATGGCAAGTATGATCAACATTGATTATTTTGCTTCTATGGGCAGGTTTAGCGTTATAAGTTTAATAATTATTATTATTGGGGCACTGATTATAGCCATAGCTTTGGGCACCGGTCAGGCCTGGGCTGCTTTGGGTACAGCGCCCGGTTGCCCTTATTACTCCCCGGAGCTGGAAATGCAGCGCGTTTTAAGGGCTATGGAACCGGTTCCCGCTGGTAGGGATGTGGCTCTATTGCAACAACGTTTAAAGGAATTGCAATATTATCGGGGACCCATTGACGGTGAGTATAAAGCAGCTACAGTGGAAGCAGTGAAAAAATTTCAATTGTCACGGGGGCTAGATCCCGATGGTGTGGTGGAGGAATTTGTCTGGCGGGAGTTGGATGAAGCACAGTCCGTAATAGGGACACAAAGTAAGACACCGCCACCCCCCGGTGAAGTAAGTATAGTTGTGGATACTTACCGGCGCAAGTTGACAGTGATGTCAGACGGTGAACCATATAAACAATACCCAGTGGCAACGGGTAAGTATGAAACCCCTACGCCCATAGGTAAGTTTAAAGTTTTGCGCAAGGCTATGAATTGGGGTACGGGGTTTGGCACCCGCTGGATCGGGCTGACGGTGCCCTGGGGTGTATATGGTATCCATGGCACCAATAAGCCTCACGCCATTGGCAGCTATGCCAGCCACGGCTGTATCCGGATGAACAATCATAACGTGGAGGAAATATACCCCTGGGTAAAGCCAGGTACTATGGTGACTATAATAGGAAACCCATTCAAGTATCAACCTAGCCAATACCGGACTATGCGCCGGGATGAGCGGGGCAGCGACGTTATGGAGGTGCAACTGCGTTTACAGAAACTGGGCTTTTATACCGGTCCCATCGATGGTATATGGGGTGGTGGTATGGAAAAGGCAGTGCTTGATTTTCGCCAAAGCCGTGGATTGTCCAAAGATAATTCGGTCAATGCCGAGGTATATCATCTATTAGGTCTGCAATAAGCGACACTAATCCCCATTTTGGTCTGTTTTGCGGACCGCGGGGCGCCTGCGCTTGCGGATGGTTGCTTTTTGGGCTTGGTACCTGCGCTTAAGCTCGGGGACCACTACGTTTACATACCAGGTGCAAAACAACAGGCCCAATCCGATATATAACAATACCAGGGGCGAGATGGCAAATATAGCCATAGCCAGGCCGGTGAACACTACAACACATGTACCTGGTATAATATAGCCGGCTGGAATACGATAGGGGCGGTCAGCGGCCGGGTTCTTTTTGCGCAGCATAATTACCGCCATCGCCGCCAGAACATAGATAACACACTCCATAGCTGCGGCCATGTTCACCAGTATCAAGTAACGATGCGTTACCAGAACTACAACGGAAATAGTCAGGCCAATGACGAATATAGTGAGTATAGCCACCCAAGGTGTTACAAAGCGTATACTTACCTTGCTGAATACCTTCGGTAGCGCATGCTCCCGGGCCGTGGCATAAATAAATCGGGATACGCTAATTAAACCGGCGTTAAAAGTGGTAATGGAAGCCGTTAGAGTGAGAGCCACCATCCAGGCCACCCCGGCATCACCCAATATACTGCGGGCAAAAATTAATTGGGGTATAGGCGAACCGTCAAGCACATCACGGGGTACCACTGCGGTCATGGCCACAGTAAAAAGGGAGTAAATAACGCTTAATAAACCTATGGCCAGGAGCATTCCCCTGGAAATCAACCTGTGGTGGGTAACTTCCTCGGCTAATGGAGTTACCCACTCAAACCCTATAAACAAAAAAACACCCACTGCCACAGCGTTAACCAGCCCGACCACGCCGCCTGTAGCCAGGGGGGTGTCGAGATGAAAATCTACTTTTACCAGGGCGATAAATGCCAATGCCACCAAAGATAGTATCAAGCCATAAGTAAGTATATCCTGAAAGCCTCCGGCGATTTTAATGCCGACCACATTTAGTGTGGTGACAACGGAAAACATGGCCAGTATCCAAACCAATGCGGGCACGGCCGGCCAGATTTCGCTTAATACCTGAGCCAGCACGTAACTTTCGGCTCCAATTACTCCCATAATGACTACCATATAAAGCATGGACACGGTAAGTGCCAGCCGGTCATTAAAAGCCTTGCTGAAATAAAGGCGGATACCTGCCGCTGAAGGGGTCATGCCATTTAATTCACTAAAACAAAGAGCCGCTGTCATACACAGCAGCCCACCGGTGAGGATAGCCAACCAAGCGGCATTGCCTGCCAGAAAGCTGGCCACTTGCACCGCCGCCACAAAAGTAGAGCTGGACAGCGTAAGGCCGGCGCTGGTGGCCACTATGGTACGCAGGGTAAGTACTTTTTTTAGCTGCAAATCACTCACCCCAGATCATTAATGAAATAAAATCCAGGCGTACAATATCATCCTCACTGCCCTTAATGACCAGGGTGCCGTTCATGTAAGGTTCAGTTGGAGTGATATCACCATAAAACAAATCGGCCAAAGTTTCGCTGTCCGATGTTACGACCAGATCGGCGTTTTGATTTTTCGGCCCGCCCTCGGTGATTGACAGCTCACCGTTTTGCAAAGTAAGGGTATGTTGAGACTTAATATCACTGGCTTCAATTAAAATGACCCGGTTCCAATCTTTGTTCATAATTTTAAGTTTTTTGTTTTTTTGGTACCCTTCGTTAAATGCCTGCAAACTGGCTGTAATTTCAGCGTGTGTAGCCATAATAACCTCCATAGCGTAAATAGGTTCAGGTTAATTAATTTGCCATTTCGATAATTCGGGGTTTAAAGTTCAATTTATTAATAATATCGCGGTATTCATCAGGGGTGATTTCTTCCCAAGATTTACCCAAAAGGGCCACCAGTACACCCTCGATTACATTAGTGCCGAAGGAACGGCCCTCGAACACTGGGGTAGTGGTCACCAAACAACTGGCACCGCTTTGCCGCAAAAGGTCAATATCTGCAGCGGTGGTGGTGTTGGTAATGATAATCTGCCCGTTAAGCTTGTCCGGTAAATAACGCTTGATAAAATGGAAATCGCCCGCGATTATCTCGGCATCATGGTAGTACTGTGCAAATTTCTGGGCTTTCTCTTCATCTCGTGATTCCTGTTTTTTACCGGTGGGATAAAGCATGTGAAAAGGTAATTTGGTCATTTCAGGCAGCAGCCTGGCGGCGGTTTCCTCCAGTTCCTGCACAGTTTTAATGGGATATGGAATACCCGCGGCAAAAATTAAATCACCAAAGGTAACATCACATTGAGCTTCTGCAAAGGCTTCAGCCATTCCGAACCGGTCTACTGCGCTGACCATGAGTACCCGGGTACCCTTTTTTATAAAGTTAGTGTTTTGTAGCAAATACGTAACAACTTCTCGCTCCAAAGTATTTTTCAAGCCGCTGCCGTCTACTACCGGGGTGATTTTTACGGCCTCCATTAGTTTTAAACCGTCTTTAAAGGCATATCTTTTATTGCCGGCGTAGACATATATATCAATTCCGCCCAGGCCGATGGCATCCACTTGTCCATCCAGTTGCTGCAATTTAGCCATAGCTTGCTCAAAGTTGCCGTCCATGCCCAAGCGGCTGATCTCAAACTGTTCGCCCAGCAATTCCACCTGCACCTGGTGATCCCGCCTGGATGAACCCAGGCTGACACTGACCACGCGTTTCAAACCCCAAGACCTCCAATCATCACTTTAATGTTTATTTTCCTTAGTTACCTTTATTTTTCTTTTAGTACCTTACCATTGTAACCAAAAAAATGAAAAAAAACAAGTTAAGCTGTTTTTGCTGACATATAATGCGCTATAAACAAGATACCCCCGGTTAGAGTAAATAACCGGGGGGGTTAATAATTTATACAAAGTTTTTATCTTACATGGAGTTATTGCCGAGAATATCGTTAGCATTTACCTGCTGAGCGTCCTCGAGCACATCCAGGGCATCATCAAGGGTGTTGATGTATCCGGATTCCAGCACATTTAACCACCTGGGCGTAAGTATGGGAACTTCTTGGTCACCGCGTATTTGGTTCACGGTTTGGGAAAAGTTATTTTGTTCAATCCAGGACAAATTATTTTGGTTATCCGACATTTCTACTAAACCCCCGTTTTGTATGTTGTTCGATTGGCAGCAAAATGTTCGGTAATATACAAAGCGTTCATTATTGTTTATATTTTGCCCCCGTTACTTTTAATTATTTCCTCTGCTTGCCCGGCGTAATCACCGGTGGTTACAACGGTAACCATAAAAACGCTCCCCCCCGCTACACCGTAATCGTGGTTGCCGTATCCACTAACTGAAGG from Desulfallas thermosapovorans DSM 6562 carries:
- a CDS encoding APC family permease, which codes for MQLKKVLTLRTIVATSAGLTLSSSTFVAAVQVASFLAGNAAWLAILTGGLLCMTAALCFSELNGMTPSAAGIRLYFSKAFNDRLALTVSMLYMVVIMGVIGAESYVLAQVLSEIWPAVPALVWILAMFSVVTTLNVVGIKIAGGFQDILTYGLILSLVALAFIALVKVDFHLDTPLATGGVVGLVNAVAVGVFLFIGFEWVTPLAEEVTHHRLISRGMLLAIGLLSVIYSLFTVAMTAVVPRDVLDGSPIPQLIFARSILGDAGVAWMVALTLTASITTFNAGLISVSRFIYATAREHALPKVFSKVSIRFVTPWVAILTIFVIGLTISVVVLVTHRYLILVNMAAAMECVIYVLAAMAVIMLRKKNPAADRPYRIPAGYIIPGTCVVVFTGLAMAIFAISPLVLLYIGLGLLFCTWYVNVVVPELKRRYQAQKATIRKRRRPAVRKTDQNGD
- a CDS encoding SCP2 sterol-binding domain-containing protein: MATHAEITASLQAFNEGYQKNKKLKIMNKDWNRVILIEASDIKSQHTLTLQNGELSITEGGPKNQNADLVVTSDSETLADLFYGDITPTEPYMNGTLVIKGSEDDIVRLDFISLMIWGE
- a CDS encoding quinate 5-dehydrogenase; this encodes MKRVVSVSLGSSRRDHQVQVELLGEQFEISRLGMDGNFEQAMAKLQQLDGQVDAIGLGGIDIYVYAGNKRYAFKDGLKLMEAVKITPVVDGSGLKNTLEREVVTYLLQNTNFIKKGTRVLMVSAVDRFGMAEAFAEAQCDVTFGDLIFAAGIPYPIKTVQELEETAARLLPEMTKLPFHMLYPTGKKQESRDEEKAQKFAQYYHDAEIIAGDFHFIKRYLPDKLNGQIIITNTTTAADIDLLRQSGASCLVTTTPVFEGRSFGTNVIEGVLVALLGKSWEEITPDEYRDIINKLNFKPRIIEMAN